From one Microbulbifer sp. A4B17 genomic stretch:
- a CDS encoding GIY-YIG nuclease family protein, producing MNFEKKQKKDEPDVHWFLYLVRTASGALYTGITNDMERRFTEHCSNGPKTAKALRGKGPLSLEYSVVLPDKSTALKIELAIKKWPKSKKEMLILGCHSLPEI from the coding sequence ATGAATTTTGAAAAAAAACAAAAGAAAGATGAACCTGATGTACATTGGTTTCTCTATCTCGTTCGAACGGCAAGTGGAGCACTCTATACCGGTATAACCAATGATATGGAAAGACGGTTTACCGAGCACTGCAGTAATGGACCTAAGACAGCCAAAGCACTACGGGGCAAGGGCCCCCTCAGTCTTGAGTATTCGGTTGTACTTCCCGACAAGTCAACCGCATTGAAAATAGAATTAGCCATTAAAAAGTGGCCAAAGTCCAAAAAAGAAATGCTGATACTTGGTTGTCATTCGCTACCGGAGATTTAG
- a CDS encoding PA0069 family radical SAM protein, translating to MSDHPPPKAPSPRKGRGTANNLPGRFAQLCSSRESDGWQTEPDEPVRLITSATEEKAKSIIATNQSPDIPFSQSINPYRGCEHGCIYCYARPAHAYMDLSPGLDFETKLFYKANATELLEKALRKKNYQCSPIALGANTDPYQPLEREKGITQNLLELMQEFRQPVTIITKSQLILRDLPLLAEMAQDNLAQVAISVTTLDNTLKRKLEPRTAGPSARLRTIEKLSSAGIPTAVLAAPMIPALNDSELEAILSAAKDSGAVRAAYILLRLPYEVAPLFREWLQVHYAERAKHVMSLVQQSREGKDYQSEFSQRRTGTGIFAQLLQRRFQVAIKKLGLDHRRLTLDCSQFKPPPCANEQQDLFS from the coding sequence ATGTCAGATCATCCTCCCCCCAAAGCACCATCACCTCGCAAAGGTCGAGGAACCGCCAATAACCTCCCAGGGCGTTTTGCACAGCTGTGCAGCTCCCGTGAGAGTGACGGTTGGCAAACTGAGCCAGACGAGCCTGTACGGCTAATAACCTCAGCCACGGAGGAAAAGGCGAAAAGTATTATTGCAACCAATCAATCACCTGATATTCCTTTCTCTCAATCGATAAACCCTTACCGAGGGTGTGAGCATGGGTGTATTTATTGTTACGCCCGTCCAGCCCATGCCTATATGGATCTGTCACCCGGCCTGGACTTTGAAACCAAGCTCTTCTACAAAGCCAATGCCACCGAACTATTAGAGAAGGCGTTGCGAAAGAAAAACTATCAGTGCAGCCCTATCGCTCTGGGAGCCAACACCGATCCCTATCAACCATTGGAGCGAGAGAAAGGGATAACCCAAAACTTGTTGGAGCTTATGCAAGAATTTCGCCAGCCGGTGACCATTATCACTAAAAGCCAACTAATCTTGCGAGACCTCCCACTACTGGCAGAAATGGCACAGGACAACCTGGCTCAAGTCGCTATTAGTGTGACAACACTAGATAACACTCTCAAACGCAAGCTTGAGCCGAGAACCGCAGGACCCTCTGCTCGACTGAGAACTATTGAAAAGCTGAGTTCCGCGGGTATCCCCACCGCAGTTCTTGCGGCGCCGATGATTCCAGCACTGAATGACAGTGAGCTGGAAGCGATTCTCTCGGCAGCAAAGGATTCAGGGGCGGTAAGAGCCGCATATATCCTCCTGCGCCTCCCTTATGAGGTTGCCCCTCTGTTTCGAGAGTGGTTACAGGTACACTATGCCGAAAGGGCAAAGCATGTGATGAGTTTGGTGCAGCAAAGCCGTGAAGGAAAAGACTATCAAAGTGAATTCTCTCAGAGGCGCACCGGAACCGGTATATTTGCTCAATTACTTCAAAGACGCTTTCAAGTAGCGATAAAGAAATTGGGCTTGGATCATCGACGCCTTACTTTGGATTGCTCCCAATTTAAACCGCCGCCTTGCGCCAATGAGCAACAGGACTTGTTTTCTTGA
- a CDS encoding sodium:proton antiporter, with amino-acid sequence MSDVVTVVGQGLYLAAAAVVGLGIARVLRIDNTLGCLVAGVLAALLLPIIEYDTGLRATSLRELVFFVILPVLIFESAWQLEPKVLKRWIGPVLLFSTLGLVICAVLIAAITYYGIGHPEGFPWVAAMLTGAILAATDPVSVVNKLRQEKTGEDLLTLVDGESLFNDAAAVVLYSLVLGLATYGIVETSPMETKAPSLDVASVTLYFCMVFFGGVVVGLIFGLLTTLVIFFLRSPSAALMTLVIAAFGSFYLAESIFHVSGIISVMICAIVARGCLSKQNNTYLVHAGPTWEWMGLFFTGIIFVIMGLVITFEMFSHQWLAMIIATAAALGARALSVFLVAPLTRFVGPPIPKSWRLLMSWGGLRGVIAVALVLSLPVELPYWWTIQSMVFGVVLFSLLVQGTTSGRLIHKLNL; translated from the coding sequence GTGAGTGATGTTGTCACTGTTGTAGGTCAGGGTTTATATCTAGCCGCCGCCGCCGTTGTTGGATTGGGTATCGCGAGGGTGTTACGCATTGACAACACGCTGGGTTGTCTCGTTGCCGGGGTCTTGGCAGCCTTACTTCTGCCAATTATTGAGTATGACACAGGCTTGCGTGCAACTAGCTTAAGAGAGTTGGTATTCTTTGTTATTTTACCCGTGCTAATTTTTGAATCAGCCTGGCAGCTGGAACCTAAAGTTTTGAAACGCTGGATCGGGCCGGTGTTGTTATTTTCCACATTGGGTCTGGTTATTTGTGCAGTCCTTATTGCTGCCATTACTTATTATGGTATTGGTCACCCTGAGGGCTTTCCTTGGGTGGCCGCTATGTTGACAGGAGCTATTTTGGCTGCCACTGATCCCGTTTCTGTAGTTAATAAGTTACGACAAGAAAAAACTGGTGAAGATCTCTTGACCTTGGTGGATGGAGAAAGTCTTTTTAATGATGCTGCGGCTGTAGTTCTTTATTCTCTAGTTTTGGGATTGGCAACATATGGTATTGTTGAAACTTCGCCAATGGAAACCAAGGCTCCCTCACTAGATGTGGCATCTGTGACGCTATATTTTTGTATGGTTTTTTTTGGTGGCGTTGTGGTTGGGCTAATTTTTGGTTTGCTAACTACGCTGGTGATATTTTTTCTCCGCTCACCGAGTGCGGCATTGATGACTTTAGTGATCGCTGCATTTGGTAGCTTTTATCTGGCGGAAAGTATTTTTCATGTGTCAGGTATTATTTCGGTAATGATATGTGCAATTGTTGCTCGAGGGTGTCTAAGTAAGCAAAATAACACTTATTTGGTTCATGCAGGTCCAACTTGGGAATGGATGGGATTATTTTTTACCGGTATTATTTTTGTAATTATGGGGTTGGTGATTACCTTTGAGATGTTTAGCCATCAATGGTTGGCAATGATTATTGCTACAGCAGCTGCTTTGGGAGCCAGAGCATTATCCGTATTCTTAGTGGCGCCTTTAACCCGCTTTGTTGGTCCTCCTATACCGAAATCTTGGCGGCTGTTGATGAGTTGGGGCGGACTGCGAGGGGTTATCGCGGTCGCTTTGGTACTCTCTCTTCCGGTTGAATTACCCTATTGGTGGACAATTCAATCTATGGTGTTTGGCGTGGTTCTTTTCTCCTTGTTGGTGCAGGGTACCACCAGTGGCCGCTTAATCCATAAATTAAACCTTTGA
- a CDS encoding helix-turn-helix domain-containing protein produces MSRYQIIRSFNAQFGAPPHKFLILLKTQKDRTLFRTGAQVADVANYCGFFDPSYLSRNFKRAFGITPAR; encoded by the coding sequence ATGAGTCGATATCAGATTATTCGTAGTTTCAATGCCCAATTTGGTGCTCCCCCACACAAATTCCTAATACTCCTGAAAACCCAAAAGGACCGTACATTATTTCGTACAGGAGCCCAAGTTGCAGATGTAGCTAACTATTGTGGATTCTTTGATCCGAGCTATTTGAGTCGCAATTTCAAGCGTGCATTCGGTATCACGCCCGCTCGCTAA
- a CDS encoding chromate resistance protein ChrB domain-containing protein, with protein MECSVFKLRFLPFFLLTTAISLSSRAEISPSPRESEPTYHTTHGLGPDKWASAWLLSQHLDPGSRIIIHPLHSDTFEPKKSASFDSEGATFHRTQHQSTFEVLIESFEASDPKLVKLASVINDIEVNLWRPNRNPESIIVETAFRKLQRNYGEENITLDCYNQLFSNIYEWIGSDSQEQVVASQTDLIPDQQCTKNTKVAFNSSTRLVPEITALELFDHIRNGKNVVFVDTRESNEFAEAHIPGAVNIPIRSLGKQLPKSLESADIIISYCVKDFRGFEMAKILRRRGLQQTAILNPYGIRGWIEAELPVAGTKALTEQQAKANLEQCINDKECIKNI; from the coding sequence GTGGAATGCTCTGTGTTCAAGTTAAGATTTTTACCCTTCTTCCTGCTAACAACTGCAATATCTCTTTCATCCCGTGCTGAAATTTCTCCATCCCCCAGGGAGTCTGAACCCACCTATCACACCACACATGGGCTTGGGCCAGACAAGTGGGCATCTGCATGGTTACTTTCACAACACTTGGACCCCGGCAGCCGAATAATCATCCACCCCCTACATAGCGATACTTTTGAGCCAAAAAAATCAGCAAGTTTTGACTCCGAAGGTGCAACCTTCCATCGCACCCAGCACCAGTCAACATTCGAAGTACTAATAGAGTCATTCGAAGCTTCAGATCCTAAACTGGTAAAGCTAGCAAGCGTTATCAATGATATTGAAGTAAATCTATGGCGCCCTAACAGAAATCCGGAATCCATCATCGTAGAAACTGCATTTAGGAAGCTGCAAAGAAATTATGGTGAGGAAAATATTACACTTGACTGCTACAACCAGCTTTTTAGCAATATCTACGAGTGGATAGGCAGTGATAGCCAAGAACAGGTTGTAGCCAGCCAAACCGATCTGATTCCAGATCAACAATGCACAAAAAATACTAAAGTAGCCTTTAATAGCTCTACAAGGCTTGTACCTGAGATTACAGCCTTGGAGCTATTCGATCATATAAGAAACGGCAAGAACGTTGTCTTTGTTGACACTCGAGAAAGCAATGAATTTGCCGAGGCCCATATTCCAGGAGCTGTAAACATTCCCATACGCAGCTTGGGCAAGCAGCTCCCCAAATCACTGGAGAGTGCCGACATCATTATAAGTTATTGCGTTAAAGACTTTAGGGGCTTTGAGATGGCTAAAATACTTCGTCGGCGGGGATTGCAGCAAACTGCAATACTCAACCCCTACGGCATAAGAGGTTGGATTGAAGCTGAGCTTCCAGTTGCTGGCACTAAAGCGCTGACCGAACAGCAAGCTAAGGCCAACTTAGAGCAATGCATTAACGACAAAGAATGTATTAAGAATATTTAA